The following proteins are encoded in a genomic region of Variovorax paradoxus:
- a CDS encoding multidrug effflux MFS transporter, translating to MNPDAAKLWQAPRWALAVLLAVLGMLGPFSIDTYIPAFSGIARSIGATPAEMQQTLSAYLFGFAFMNLFHGALSDSFGRRPVVLWGLAVFTIASLGCALSQTITQLVLFRGLQGLSTGAGIVVSRAVIRDMFPPAEAQRVMSQVTIYFGVAPAIAPIIGGFLFVHAGWHSVFWFLVAVGVVLFVANYKLLPETLHASHRQSFHVRHLLRGYWDLCSDPRFLLLALASGVPFNGMFLYVLAAPAFLGDHLSLQPQQFFWFFLLTIGGIMLGARASGRMAGKVTPKRQIRDGFLIMLVTSVVNVVANTFFDAHVAWALWPLAVFAFGWALMVPVVTLLVLDLHPERRGMASSLQAVIGSTANGLVAGAIAPLVMHSTLALALTSTLMLCIGLVAWVWLHGRWPDIGRSLANEN from the coding sequence ATGAATCCCGATGCAGCCAAGCTCTGGCAGGCCCCGCGCTGGGCGCTGGCCGTGCTGCTCGCCGTGCTCGGCATGCTCGGGCCCTTTTCCATCGACACCTACATTCCGGCTTTCTCGGGCATTGCGCGCTCCATCGGCGCCACGCCCGCCGAAATGCAGCAGACGCTTTCGGCCTACCTGTTCGGCTTCGCGTTCATGAACCTGTTCCACGGCGCACTGTCGGACAGCTTCGGCCGCCGGCCCGTGGTGCTGTGGGGCCTCGCGGTGTTCACCATCGCCTCCCTGGGCTGCGCGCTGTCGCAGACCATCACGCAGCTGGTGCTGTTTCGCGGGCTGCAGGGTTTGTCGACCGGCGCGGGCATCGTGGTCTCGCGTGCGGTGATCCGCGACATGTTCCCGCCGGCCGAAGCGCAGCGCGTGATGAGCCAAGTGACCATCTATTTCGGCGTGGCGCCGGCCATCGCGCCGATCATCGGCGGCTTCCTGTTCGTGCATGCGGGCTGGCACTCGGTGTTCTGGTTCCTCGTCGCGGTCGGCGTGGTGCTGTTCGTGGCCAACTACAAGCTGCTGCCCGAGACGCTGCATGCCTCGCACCGACAGTCGTTCCACGTCCGGCACCTGCTGCGCGGCTACTGGGACCTGTGCTCCGACCCGCGCTTTCTGCTGCTCGCGCTCGCGAGCGGCGTTCCGTTCAACGGCATGTTCCTCTACGTACTGGCCGCGCCCGCCTTCCTCGGCGACCACCTTTCGCTGCAGCCGCAGCAGTTCTTCTGGTTCTTCCTGCTGACCATCGGCGGCATCATGCTCGGCGCGCGCGCGAGCGGGCGCATGGCCGGCAAGGTAACGCCCAAGCGGCAGATCCGCGACGGCTTCCTCATCATGCTGGTCACCTCGGTGGTCAACGTGGTGGCCAACACCTTCTTCGACGCGCACGTGGCGTGGGCGCTCTGGCCGCTCGCGGTGTTCGCCTTCGGCTGGGCGTTGATGGTGCCGGTGGTCACGCTGCTGGTGCTCGACCTGCACCCCGAGCGGCGCGGCATGGCCTCGTCGCTGCAGGCCGTGATCGGTTCGACGGCCAACGGACTCGTGGCCGGCGCCATCGCACCGCTGGTGATGCATTCCACCCTTGCGCTCGCGCTCACCTCCACTCTGATGCTCTGCATCGGCCTGGTCGCGTGGGTCTGGCTGCACGGCCGCTGGCCCGACATCGGACGCAGTCTCGCCAACGAAAACTGA
- a CDS encoding histone deacetylase family protein gives MRAFYSGQFVLPLPPGHRFPMSRYALLRDRLLEYLPAVQMDQAPRATDGELALAHTPQWIAAVSDGSVSPQAMREIGFPWSEAMVERSRRSTGATIAACRAAFAGGVAANMAGGTHHAYADKGGGFCVFNDAAVAARLMQAEHGRTGRQLRVAVIDLDVHQGNGTASIFRSDPSVFTLSLHGQKNFPFRKEASDLDVELPDGCGDADYLTALEHALEELDRRFSPGLVIYLAGADPFERDRLGRLKLTFDGLEARDRRVFDWAWQRRIPLAFAMAGGYASDIAETVQVQLGTFKVAFDYWRRWQNAAR, from the coding sequence ATGCGCGCCTTCTATTCCGGCCAGTTCGTCTTGCCTTTGCCGCCCGGCCACCGCTTTCCGATGTCGCGCTATGCCTTGCTGCGCGACCGCCTGCTCGAGTACCTGCCGGCGGTGCAGATGGACCAGGCCCCGCGCGCCACCGATGGCGAGTTGGCGCTGGCCCATACGCCGCAATGGATCGCCGCCGTCAGCGACGGCAGCGTGAGTCCGCAGGCCATGCGCGAGATCGGCTTTCCGTGGAGTGAGGCCATGGTCGAGCGCTCGCGCCGCTCGACGGGGGCCACCATCGCGGCCTGCCGCGCGGCATTCGCCGGGGGCGTGGCGGCCAACATGGCGGGCGGCACGCACCACGCCTATGCCGACAAGGGCGGCGGATTCTGCGTCTTCAACGACGCCGCGGTGGCCGCGCGGCTGATGCAGGCGGAGCACGGCCGCACCGGCCGGCAGCTCCGGGTGGCGGTGATCGACCTCGACGTGCACCAGGGCAACGGCACGGCGAGCATCTTCCGCAGCGACCCGAGCGTTTTCACGCTCTCGCTGCACGGCCAGAAGAACTTTCCCTTCCGCAAGGAGGCGAGCGACCTCGACGTCGAACTGCCCGACGGCTGCGGCGACGCCGACTACCTCACCGCGCTCGAGCACGCGCTGGAGGAGCTGGACCGGCGCTTCTCACCCGGCCTGGTGATCTACCTCGCGGGCGCCGATCCCTTCGAGCGCGACCGGCTCGGCCGGCTCAAGCTGACGTTCGACGGCCTGGAGGCGCGCGACCGGCGGGTGTTCGACTGGGCCTGGCAGCGCCGCATTCCACTGGCCTTTGCCATGGCCGGCGGCTACGCCAGCGATATTGCCGAGACGGTGCAGGTGCAGCTCGGCACCTTCAAGGTCGCTTTCGACTACTGGCGCCGCTGGCAAAATGCCGCGCGATGA
- a CDS encoding YihY/virulence factor BrkB family protein, with protein sequence MTTPHPLHHAAPLLRHPLRFAWDALKAFRANQGLLLAGAVAYYALLSIVPLLIVSVIAMSHVIEQAELLRTIGRYLEWLLPGQSKAIVAELSNFLDHRDVMGPVLLVTMIFFSSLAFSILESAMAVIFHHRKADHSRHFLVSAVMPYIYILCLCAGLLLVTLVSGALQLVGQESVDLFGRDWSLSGVSGLLLYLLGLGGEIFMLTSLYLVMPAGRMSLRHALLGGVTAALLWEATRHVLIWYFSTLSQVNVVYGSLTTAIVVLLSLEIAATLVLLGAQVIAQYERLDRTGSTAVPPLTGAEVESLRRDESPRR encoded by the coding sequence ATGACGACGCCCCACCCATTGCACCACGCCGCGCCGCTGCTGCGCCATCCCTTGCGATTCGCATGGGACGCGCTCAAGGCGTTCCGCGCCAACCAGGGCCTGCTGCTCGCGGGCGCGGTGGCTTATTACGCCTTGCTTTCCATTGTGCCGCTGCTGATCGTGAGCGTGATCGCGATGTCGCATGTCATCGAACAGGCCGAGCTGCTGCGCACCATCGGCCGGTACCTCGAGTGGCTGTTGCCGGGACAGTCGAAAGCCATCGTTGCGGAGCTGTCGAACTTTCTCGACCACCGCGATGTGATGGGGCCGGTGCTGCTGGTGACGATGATCTTCTTCAGCTCGCTGGCCTTCAGCATTCTCGAAAGCGCAATGGCGGTGATCTTCCATCACCGCAAGGCGGACCACAGCCGGCACTTTCTGGTGTCGGCCGTCATGCCCTACATCTACATCCTGTGCCTGTGCGCGGGCCTGCTGCTGGTCACGCTGGTTTCGGGCGCACTGCAACTGGTCGGACAGGAAAGCGTCGACCTGTTCGGGCGCGACTGGTCGCTGTCGGGCGTGTCGGGGCTGCTGCTCTACCTGCTCGGGCTGGGCGGCGAGATCTTCATGCTGACCTCGCTCTACCTCGTGATGCCGGCCGGGCGGATGTCGCTGCGCCACGCGCTGCTCGGCGGCGTGACCGCCGCGCTGCTGTGGGAGGCCACGCGGCATGTGCTGATCTGGTACTTTTCGACGCTGTCGCAGGTCAACGTGGTCTACGGCTCGCTCACCACAGCCATCGTGGTGCTGCTGAGCCTCGAGATTGCCGCCACGCTCGTGCTGCTGGGGGCCCAGGTCATTGCCCAGTACGAGCGCCTGGACCGCACCGGCAGCACCGCGGTGCCGCCGCTCACCGGGGCGGAAGTCGAATCGCTCCGTCGAGACGAATCACCTCGCCGTTGA
- the dnaG gene encoding DNA primase, whose translation MTIPASFIQELIARADVVEIVGRYVQLKKAGANFMGLCPFHGEKSPSFSVSPTKQFYHCFGCGVHGNAIGFLMEHAGMGFVEAVHDLAGQYGLQVPEDDASPAERARAANQRQKQATLTDVLEKAGEAYRKSLRQAPGAIEYLKGRGVSGEVAKQFGIGYAPAGWRALASVFPDYDDPLLAESGLVIVNTEDGAEDAKRYDRFRDRVMFPIRNVKGECIGFGGRVLGDEKPKYLNSPETPVFSKGRELYGLYEARAAFRERGYALVTEGYMDVVALAQLGFPNAVATLGTACTTEHVQKLFRFTESVVFSFDGDAAGRRAARKALDGALPYATDVRSIKFLFLPAEHDPDSFIREFGADAFARFVAEATPLSRFMIEAAREGCDLTTAEGRAHMSSNARPLWSAMPDGALKRQLLSEIATLVQLDATALSELWAATPGPRKAAAAPAPRSSGEPGDPFDYPDMPPPSDYEPPRYESDSKPRGKFTKGKRWGGKFETPIEPLRGRGKPPSRPDVAVRLLLSNMAQWEALSHELHVMLCDLPGQHGALFTWLDSQLHEHGVQPWAALREGMRGLDFEPLAERLMSVSEAAPVSEGEEDQHLADAAKELSSVLDFMLDDRLKAQQSEAIAAVGKDPKALERYKALEARRLELRARLNPSSA comes from the coding sequence ATGACCATCCCCGCTTCCTTTATCCAAGAACTCATCGCGCGCGCCGACGTGGTGGAGATCGTCGGGCGTTATGTGCAGCTCAAGAAGGCCGGCGCCAACTTCATGGGCCTGTGCCCGTTCCACGGCGAAAAGTCGCCGTCGTTCTCGGTCAGCCCGACCAAGCAGTTCTATCACTGCTTCGGCTGCGGGGTGCACGGCAATGCCATCGGTTTTCTCATGGAGCACGCGGGCATGGGCTTCGTCGAGGCGGTGCACGACCTCGCCGGCCAATACGGCCTACAGGTGCCCGAGGACGACGCCTCCCCCGCCGAGCGCGCCCGCGCCGCGAACCAGCGCCAGAAGCAGGCCACGCTGACCGACGTGCTCGAAAAGGCCGGCGAGGCCTACCGCAAGTCCTTGCGGCAGGCGCCCGGCGCCATCGAATACCTGAAAGGCCGCGGCGTCTCGGGCGAAGTCGCCAAGCAATTCGGCATCGGCTACGCGCCGGCCGGCTGGCGCGCCTTGGCGAGCGTGTTTCCCGACTACGACGATCCTTTGCTGGCCGAAAGCGGCCTGGTGATCGTCAACACGGAAGACGGCGCCGAAGACGCCAAGCGCTACGACCGCTTTCGCGACCGCGTGATGTTCCCCATCCGCAACGTCAAGGGCGAATGCATCGGCTTCGGCGGACGGGTGCTCGGCGACGAAAAGCCCAAGTACCTCAATTCGCCCGAAACACCGGTGTTCAGCAAGGGCCGTGAGCTCTACGGCCTGTACGAGGCGCGCGCCGCCTTCCGCGAGCGCGGCTATGCGCTGGTGACCGAGGGCTACATGGACGTGGTCGCGCTGGCCCAGCTCGGGTTTCCGAATGCGGTGGCCACCCTGGGCACGGCCTGTACCACCGAGCATGTGCAAAAGCTTTTCCGGTTCACCGAATCGGTGGTGTTCAGCTTCGACGGCGATGCCGCCGGCCGCCGCGCTGCGCGCAAGGCGCTCGACGGCGCCCTGCCCTATGCCACCGACGTGCGCAGCATCAAGTTCCTGTTTCTGCCCGCGGAGCACGACCCCGACAGCTTCATCCGCGAATTCGGCGCCGATGCCTTCGCGCGATTCGTGGCAGAGGCCACGCCGCTCTCGCGCTTCATGATCGAGGCGGCGCGCGAAGGCTGCGACCTCACGACCGCCGAAGGCCGCGCGCACATGAGCAGCAACGCGCGGCCGCTCTGGAGCGCCATGCCCGACGGCGCACTGAAGCGCCAGCTGCTGAGCGAGATCGCCACGCTCGTGCAGCTGGACGCCACCGCCCTCTCGGAGCTTTGGGCCGCCACGCCCGGCCCGCGCAAGGCCGCCGCAGCACCCGCCCCGCGCTCCTCCGGCGAGCCGGGCGATCCGTTCGACTACCCCGACATGCCGCCCCCGTCGGACTACGAGCCGCCGCGCTACGAAAGCGATAGCAAGCCGCGCGGCAAATTCACCAAGGGCAAGCGCTGGGGCGGCAAGTTCGAAACGCCCATCGAGCCCTTGCGCGGACGCGGCAAGCCGCCGAGCCGGCCCGACGTGGCGGTGCGGCTGCTGCTGTCGAACATGGCGCAGTGGGAAGCGCTGTCGCATGAACTCCACGTGATGCTGTGCGACCTGCCTGGACAGCACGGCGCGCTTTTTACCTGGCTCGACAGCCAGTTGCACGAGCACGGCGTCCAGCCCTGGGCGGCGCTGCGCGAGGGCATGCGCGGGCTCGACTTCGAGCCGCTGGCGGAACGGCTCATGAGCGTGTCCGAGGCGGCGCCGGTGTCCGAGGGCGAGGAAGACCAGCACCTGGCCGACGCCGCCAAGGAGCTTTCGAGCGTGCTCGACTTCATGCTCGACGATCGCCTGAAAGCCCAGCAGAGCGAGGCTATTGCCGCGGTCGGAAAGGACCCCAAGGCCCTCGAGCGCTACAAGGCCCTGGAGGCGCGAAGGCTCGAATTGCGCGCCCGGCTCAATCCGTCCAGTGCATAA
- the rpoD gene encoding RNA polymerase sigma factor RpoD: protein MPSSKKPAPSLAKGAAPKPVAEKPLKAGVMPATKPGAAASKSAAATKVKTVPTKSTSIDDPKKAAAKTAAAAPAAKKVGRPPKAAGAAAPATGAKRGRKPKAGNDAPESDIDLSDIEEDLVGDEPATATTTEEKVKPLRMKISKAKERALMKEFGLDETVLSEEDLAKRRSRLKTLITLGKTRGYLTHGEISDHLPDKLVDAETMEVVVTMLNDMGVAVYEQTPDAETLLLNNTAPTATTVEEAEEEAEAALSTVDSEFGRTTDPVRMYMREMGTVELLTREGEIEIAKRIEGGLMAMMEAISASPATIAEILRLAADIREGKVVISTVVDGFSNPNEADDYVAEEDFDEFDEEDDDDGKGGSKALTKKLEELKRDALERFDRIAAMFEKVHKIYDKEGYGTPAYEKAQQALSEELMTIRFTAKTIEKLCDLVRTQVDDVRKKERELRRIIVDKCGFPQDEFIRDFSGYDKNGNRIASNLLNLKWVEKQAAAGKPWSAVLARNIPPVQELQQKLADIQSRVVVPLTQLKDINKRMNEGESSSRDAKKEMIEANLRLVISIAKKYTNRGLQFLDLIQEGNIGLMKAVDKFEYRRGYKFSTYATWWIRQAITRSIADQARTIRIPVHMIETINKMNRISRQHLQEFGFEPDASILAAKMEIPEDKIRKIMKIAKEPISMETPIGDDDDSHLGDFIEDSSNTAPIEAAMQAGLRDVVKDILDSLTPREAKVLRMRFGIEMSTDHTLEEVGKQFDVTRERIRQIEAKALRKLKHPSRSDKLRSFIDTL from the coding sequence ATGCCCAGTTCAAAGAAGCCTGCTCCTTCACTCGCCAAAGGCGCCGCCCCAAAGCCTGTCGCAGAAAAACCGTTGAAAGCTGGCGTTATGCCGGCAACTAAGCCGGGTGCCGCCGCGTCCAAATCGGCAGCCGCAACGAAAGTGAAAACCGTGCCCACGAAATCGACCTCCATCGACGATCCGAAAAAAGCCGCCGCCAAGACGGCCGCCGCCGCCCCTGCGGCCAAGAAAGTCGGCCGCCCGCCCAAGGCCGCCGGCGCCGCCGCGCCCGCCACCGGCGCCAAGCGCGGCCGCAAGCCCAAGGCCGGCAATGACGCACCCGAGAGTGACATCGACCTGTCGGACATCGAGGAAGACCTGGTCGGCGACGAACCGGCGACTGCCACGACCACCGAAGAAAAGGTCAAGCCGCTGCGCATGAAGATCAGCAAGGCGAAGGAACGCGCCTTGATGAAGGAGTTCGGCCTCGACGAGACCGTGCTCTCCGAGGAAGACCTGGCCAAGCGCCGCTCGCGCCTGAAGACCCTGATCACGCTGGGGAAGACGCGCGGCTACCTCACGCACGGCGAAATCTCCGACCACTTGCCCGACAAGCTGGTCGACGCCGAGACCATGGAAGTCGTGGTCACCATGCTCAACGACATGGGCGTGGCGGTGTACGAGCAAACGCCCGACGCCGAAACCCTGCTGCTGAACAACACCGCGCCCACCGCCACCACGGTGGAAGAGGCCGAGGAAGAAGCCGAAGCCGCGCTCTCCACGGTCGACAGCGAATTCGGCCGCACCACCGACCCGGTCCGCATGTACATGCGCGAAATGGGCACGGTCGAGTTGCTGACGCGCGAAGGCGAAATCGAAATCGCCAAGCGCATCGAAGGCGGCCTGATGGCCATGATGGAAGCCATTTCGGCCTCCCCCGCCACTATCGCCGAAATCCTGCGCCTGGCCGCCGATATCCGTGAAGGCAAGGTCGTCATCTCCACCGTGGTGGACGGCTTCTCGAACCCGAACGAAGCCGACGACTACGTGGCCGAGGAAGACTTCGACGAGTTCGACGAGGAAGACGACGACGACGGCAAGGGCGGCTCCAAGGCCCTGACCAAGAAGCTCGAGGAACTCAAGCGCGATGCGCTCGAGCGCTTCGACCGCATCGCGGCGATGTTCGAGAAGGTCCACAAGATCTACGACAAGGAAGGCTACGGCACGCCCGCGTACGAGAAGGCCCAGCAGGCCTTGTCCGAAGAGCTGATGACCATCCGCTTCACGGCCAAGACCATCGAGAAGCTGTGCGACCTGGTTCGCACGCAGGTCGACGACGTGCGCAAGAAAGAGCGCGAACTGCGCCGCATCATCGTGGACAAGTGCGGCTTCCCACAGGACGAGTTCATTCGCGACTTCAGCGGCTACGACAAGAACGGCAACCGCATCGCATCGAACCTGCTGAACCTCAAGTGGGTCGAGAAGCAGGCCGCCGCAGGCAAGCCGTGGAGCGCCGTGCTCGCGCGCAACATTCCGCCGGTGCAGGAACTGCAGCAGAAGCTCGCCGACATCCAGTCGCGCGTGGTGGTGCCGCTCACGCAGCTCAAGGACATCAACAAGCGCATGAACGAAGGCGAATCGTCTTCGCGCGACGCCAAGAAGGAAATGATCGAGGCCAACCTGCGCCTCGTGATCTCCATCGCCAAGAAGTACACCAACCGCGGCCTGCAGTTCCTGGACCTGATCCAGGAAGGCAACATCGGCCTCATGAAGGCGGTCGACAAGTTCGAATACCGCCGCGGCTACAAGTTCTCGACCTACGCGACGTGGTGGATCCGCCAGGCGATCACGCGCTCGATCGCCGACCAGGCGCGCACCATCCGTATTCCGGTGCACATGATCGAGACGATCAACAAGATGAACCGCATCTCGCGCCAGCATCTGCAGGAGTTCGGCTTCGAGCCCGACGCCAGCATCCTGGCCGCGAAGATGGAAATTCCGGAAGACAAGATCCGCAAGATCATGAAGATCGCGAAGGAGCCGATCTCGATGGAAACCCCCATCGGCGACGACGACGATTCGCACCTGGGTGACTTCATCGAGGACAGCAGCAACACGGCCCCTATCGAAGCCGCCATGCAGGCGGGCCTGCGCGACGTGGTCAAGGACATCCTCGACAGCCTCACGCCGCGCGAAGCCAAGGTGCTGCGCATGCGCTTCGGCATCGAGATGAGCACGGACCACACGCTGGAAGAAGTCGGCAAGCAGTTCGACGTGACCCGCGAGCGCATCCGCCAGATCGAGGCAAAGGCACTGCGCAAGCTCAAGCATCCTTCGCGCTCGGACAAGCTTCGCAGCTTTATTGATACGCTCTAA
- a CDS encoding 3-hydroxyacyl-CoA dehydrogenase: MQIDSKVFIVTGGASGLGEGTARMLAANGAKVVIADMQADKGEAVAREIGGVFVKCDVSQEADGQAAVAAAQKLGKLVGLVNCAGIAPAEKTVGKNGAHALAVFSKTVTVNLIGSFNMIRLAAEAMSKNEPEATGERGVLISTASVAAYDGQMGQAAYSASKGGVVGMTLPIARDLARNGIRNMTIAPGIFGTPMLFGMPQDVQDALAASVPFPSRLGTPEDYAKLARHIIENDMLNGEVIRLDGAIRLPPR, from the coding sequence ATGCAGATCGACAGCAAGGTTTTTATCGTGACCGGTGGCGCTTCGGGCCTCGGCGAAGGCACGGCGCGCATGCTGGCTGCGAACGGCGCCAAGGTGGTCATCGCCGACATGCAGGCTGACAAGGGCGAAGCCGTCGCGCGCGAGATCGGGGGAGTGTTCGTCAAATGCGATGTGAGCCAGGAGGCCGACGGCCAGGCCGCCGTTGCCGCGGCGCAGAAGCTCGGCAAGCTGGTGGGCCTGGTCAACTGCGCGGGCATTGCGCCGGCCGAAAAGACCGTGGGCAAGAACGGCGCGCACGCGCTGGCAGTGTTCAGCAAGACCGTCACCGTCAACCTGATCGGCAGCTTCAACATGATCCGCCTCGCGGCCGAGGCCATGAGCAAGAACGAACCCGAAGCCACGGGCGAGCGCGGCGTGCTGATCTCGACCGCCTCGGTCGCAGCCTACGACGGGCAAATGGGCCAGGCCGCCTACAGCGCCTCCAAGGGCGGCGTGGTCGGCATGACCTTGCCCATTGCGCGCGATCTGGCGCGCAACGGCATCCGCAACATGACCATCGCCCCCGGCATCTTCGGCACGCCGATGCTCTTCGGCATGCCGCAGGACGTGCAGGACGCGCTGGCCGCGAGCGTGCCCTTCCCGTCCCGTCTGGGCACGCCCGAGGACTACGCCAAGCTCGCCAGGCACATCATCGAGAACGACATGCTCAACGGCGAGGTGATTCGTCTCGACGGAGCGATTCGACTTCCGCCCCGGTGA
- a CDS encoding phasin family protein translates to MALTADQILAAQKANLETLFGLTTKAFEGVEKLVELNVTASKAALAEAAGTAQAALNVKDAQELLTLQASLFQPLAEKTAAYSRHLYDIAQGTGAEFTKAFEAKASEAQQTFVGLVDSASKNAPAGSETAVAVLKSAVAAANNAFESVQKAVKQASDVAEANFNAVSTQAVAAAKTATTSRKR, encoded by the coding sequence ATGGCACTGACCGCTGACCAAATCCTCGCCGCCCAAAAAGCAAACCTCGAAACCCTGTTCGGCCTGACCACCAAGGCCTTCGAAGGCGTCGAGAAGCTCGTCGAACTGAACGTGACCGCTTCCAAGGCTGCCCTGGCCGAAGCCGCCGGCACCGCCCAAGCTGCGCTGAACGTCAAGGACGCACAAGAACTGCTGACGCTGCAAGCCAGCCTGTTCCAGCCCCTGGCCGAAAAGACCGCCGCCTACAGCCGTCATCTGTATGACATCGCCCAAGGCACCGGCGCCGAGTTCACCAAGGCTTTCGAAGCCAAGGCCTCCGAAGCCCAGCAAACCTTTGTCGGCCTGGTCGACAGCGCTTCCAAGAATGCACCCGCCGGCTCGGAAACCGCCGTCGCCGTGCTGAAGAGCGCCGTGGCTGCCGCCAACAACGCTTTCGAATCGGTCCAGAAGGCTGTCAAGCAGGCTTCCGACGTCGCCGAAGCCAACTTCAACGCCGTGTCGACGCAAGCCGTCGCCGCTGCCAAGACCGCCACGACTTCGCGCAAGCGCTAA
- a CDS encoding HPP family protein, with translation MQFSPFLTYARAWLPGRTTVDARERLRAVGGAAVGLLITALLCRWMAEAAGISIWLIAPMGASAVLVFAVPASPLAQPWSVIVGNTLSTLVGIACVRWIPDPAWAAALAVGAAIGLMFATRSLHPPGGAAALLAVLTHTTDFSAALFPTFVNSLLLVLAGVAYNTLTGRRYPHVQVARPPSADARFSQADIDAVLSRYNQVLDISRDDLESLIQQTELESYKRRLGTLHCADIMSRDPVSVEFGTPLQEAWTLMNQRRIKALPVTDRTRRVVGIVTQADFFRMLDLEHHEGIAGRLRDLIRATRTVVSNKPEVVGQIMTRQVRVASADRPVIDLVPLFSEGGHHHIPIIDHERRLTGMITQSDFVRALYRAVQPEN, from the coding sequence ATGCAGTTCTCCCCGTTCCTGACCTATGCGCGTGCCTGGCTGCCGGGCCGCACCACCGTCGATGCGCGCGAGCGCCTGCGCGCCGTGGGCGGCGCGGCGGTGGGCCTGCTGATCACCGCGCTGCTGTGCCGCTGGATGGCCGAGGCAGCGGGCATCAGCATCTGGCTGATCGCGCCGATGGGCGCGAGCGCCGTGCTGGTGTTTGCCGTGCCTGCGAGCCCGCTGGCGCAACCCTGGTCGGTCATCGTCGGCAACACGCTGTCGACGCTGGTGGGCATTGCCTGCGTGCGCTGGATACCGGACCCGGCCTGGGCCGCTGCCCTGGCTGTCGGCGCGGCCATCGGACTGATGTTCGCCACGCGCAGCCTGCACCCGCCGGGCGGCGCCGCGGCGCTGCTCGCCGTGCTGACGCACACCACCGATTTCTCGGCGGCGCTGTTCCCTACCTTCGTGAACTCGCTGCTGCTGGTGCTGGCCGGCGTGGCCTACAACACCCTCACGGGCCGGCGCTATCCGCATGTGCAGGTGGCGCGGCCGCCGTCGGCCGACGCGCGGTTCAGCCAGGCCGACATCGATGCGGTGCTGTCGCGCTACAACCAGGTGCTCGACATCAGCCGCGACGACCTCGAATCGCTGATCCAGCAGACCGAGCTCGAGTCGTACAAGCGCCGCCTCGGCACGCTGCATTGCGCCGACATCATGTCGCGCGACCCGGTGTCGGTGGAGTTCGGCACGCCGCTGCAAGAGGCCTGGACGCTGATGAACCAGCGCCGCATCAAGGCGCTGCCCGTCACCGACCGCACGCGCCGCGTGGTCGGCATCGTCACCCAGGCCGACTTCTTCCGCATGCTCGATCTGGAGCACCACGAAGGCATTGCGGGGCGCTTGCGCGACCTGATACGCGCCACGCGCACCGTCGTGTCGAACAAGCCGGAAGTGGTGGGCCAGATCATGACGCGCCAGGTGCGCGTGGCCAGCGCCGACCGCCCGGTGATCGACCTGGTGCCGCTGTTCTCGGAGGGCGGCCACCACCATATCCCCATCATCGACCATGAAAGGCGGCTCACCGGCATGATCACGCAGTCGGATTTCGTGCGCGCCCTCTACCGCGCCGTACAGCCGGAGAACTGA
- the sugE gene encoding quaternary ammonium compound efflux SMR transporter SugE, which produces MAWIVLLVAGLLEMGWAIGLKYTEGFTKLWPSIGTVISMVLSVVLLGWAMRSLPVGTAYAVWTGIGAVGTVILGIVLFHEPANAARLVCVGLIVAGILGLKLTSPA; this is translated from the coding sequence ATGGCGTGGATCGTGTTGTTGGTGGCGGGCCTGCTCGAGATGGGCTGGGCCATCGGCCTCAAGTACACCGAAGGATTTACCAAGCTGTGGCCCTCCATCGGCACCGTCATTTCGATGGTGCTCAGCGTGGTGCTGCTCGGCTGGGCCATGCGCTCGCTGCCCGTGGGCACGGCCTATGCGGTGTGGACCGGCATCGGCGCCGTGGGCACGGTGATCCTGGGCATCGTGCTGTTCCACGAGCCCGCCAATGCCGCACGGCTGGTCTGCGTGGGCCTGATCGTGGCCGGCATCCTCGGGCTCAAGCTCACCAGTCCGGCCTGA